A single window of bacterium DNA harbors:
- a CDS encoding Hsp70 family protein: protein METIIGIDLGTTNSEAAVIQNGQPVVIADEHNHKIMPSFVSLSEDGQILVGEPAKNQYVLYPERTVKSIKRKMGTDEKVSLGDTLYTPQEISAIILRALKQRAEKFLGHEVKKAVITVPAYFSDAQRQATRDAGEIAGLEVVRIINEPTAASLAYETGHRTEQKVLVYDLGGGTFDVSVVSIHAGLVEVLSSHGNNHLGGDDFDEKIYSFIIEHLRKEIGENEVERLKGEPRFHARLLRAAEKAKRELSDRPFATVEEEYLMQKDGLPYHLSLEISRTEYEDMIKPFIEETLEAIHIALKGASLNPYQIDQLLLVGGATRTPLVSRMIQERLNIEPRQELEPDLCVAMGAGIQAGMIGGEEVSAVLVDITPYTFGTSYVGDMDGIPFYPLVYAPIIRKNTPIPASKSEVFYTMFDRQKAVEVKVYQGEDPDAAKNILIGRFMVEGLSAVPAGNEIVFQFDLDLDGILRVSATEKKTGLKKNITIENAISQFQAVEKEKARGRIDQLFRTAEAEYLPPLESAQTREVREKIVQGRALVEKAEKMLPDIPEEDKEEVINLIEEIRDSIQNSDYEALTSSIENLSEILFYLEG from the coding sequence ATGGAAACTATTATTGGAATTGATCTTGGAACCACCAATTCGGAAGCGGCTGTGATCCAGAACGGACAGCCGGTGGTTATTGCCGATGAACATAATCATAAGATCATGCCCTCCTTTGTCAGTTTGTCGGAAGATGGCCAGATTCTGGTAGGAGAACCGGCCAAAAACCAATACGTGCTCTACCCTGAACGAACCGTCAAGTCGATCAAGCGAAAGATGGGCACTGACGAGAAAGTCTCGCTGGGAGACACGCTCTATACCCCCCAGGAAATATCAGCCATTATTCTTCGGGCTCTGAAGCAAAGGGCAGAGAAGTTCCTGGGCCATGAAGTCAAAAAAGCGGTCATAACCGTGCCCGCTTATTTCAGCGATGCCCAGCGCCAGGCGACCCGTGACGCCGGAGAAATTGCCGGTCTGGAGGTGGTCCGCATCATCAACGAACCTACAGCCGCCTCCCTGGCTTATGAAACCGGCCACCGGACTGAGCAGAAGGTCCTGGTCTATGACCTTGGAGGAGGAACCTTCGATGTCTCGGTAGTCAGCATTCATGCCGGTCTGGTGGAGGTATTATCGAGCCACGGGAATAATCATCTGGGCGGAGATGATTTTGACGAGAAGATATACTCCTTTATCATTGAACATCTCAGGAAAGAGATTGGCGAGAATGAAGTAGAAAGATTAAAAGGAGAGCCACGATTCCACGCCAGGTTACTGCGGGCTGCTGAAAAGGCCAAACGGGAGCTGAGCGACCGGCCCTTTGCCACGGTTGAAGAAGAGTACCTGATGCAGAAAGATGGCCTGCCTTACCATCTTTCCCTGGAAATCTCCCGGACTGAGTATGAGGACATGATCAAACCCTTCATTGAAGAAACCCTGGAGGCGATTCATATAGCCCTGAAAGGGGCCAGCCTGAACCCTTATCAGATTGACCAGTTGCTGCTGGTAGGCGGAGCAACGCGGACTCCCCTGGTCAGCCGGATGATTCAGGAGCGGTTGAATATCGAGCCCAGGCAGGAACTTGAGCCGGACCTGTGTGTGGCTATGGGAGCCGGTATCCAGGCCGGAATGATTGGCGGAGAGGAAGTGTCCGCCGTACTGGTCGATATCACCCCCTACACCTTTGGAACCAGTTACGTGGGAGATATGGACGGGATTCCCTTTTATCCGCTGGTCTATGCTCCGATCATCAGAAAGAACACACCCATTCCGGCATCGAAGAGCGAAGTCTTCTATACCATGTTTGACCGGCAGAAGGCCGTGGAGGTAAAGGTTTACCAGGGTGAAGATCCGGATGCGGCCAAGAACATCCTGATTGGACGGTTTATGGTGGAAGGCCTGAGCGCCGTACCCGCGGGCAATGAAATTGTCTTCCAGTTCGATTTGGATCTTGACGGCATCCTGCGGGTCTCGGCTACCGAAAAAAAGACCGGCCTCAAGAAAAACATCACCATCGAGAATGCCATCTCCCAGTTCCAGGCAGTGGAAAAGGAAAAAGCCAGGGGAAGAATTGACCAGTTGTTCAGGACCGCAGAGGCCGAGTACCTGCCTCCTTTGGAATCCGCTCAGACCAGAGAAGTCAGAGAAAAGATTGTCCAGGGAAGAGCCCTGGTTGAAAAAGCCGAAAAGATGCTGCCCGATATTCCCGAAGAGGACAAGGAAGAGGTTATCAACCTTATCGAGGAGATCAGGGACAGTATCCAAAACTCAGACTACGAGGCTCTTACCAGCAGTATCGAGAATCTATCCGAGATCCTCTTTTACCTGGAGGGATAG
- the grpE gene encoding nucleotide exchange factor GrpE, whose product MNEEEWTQSFKEELTAKFQRWLEEQDIHQIADQMAACTEGPECTEASPSVQMDLFSLFSELAALRQETKIASRQWKAGADQWEKTSQTLQEALETLQQDRAQRRKEAAELQAASLRPLLHGMLDIRDRLEQGIKAAESIRPTGLIRLTGGWASWKEKFVEGQKMTLRHLDRLLTSYGVSPIEAAGGSFDPFIMRALEVEKRDDLPNGLVIEEIRKGFRLDGEILRPAEVKVNKREKLPI is encoded by the coding sequence ATGAATGAAGAAGAATGGACTCAAAGTTTTAAAGAGGAGTTGACTGCCAAATTCCAGCGCTGGCTGGAGGAGCAGGACATTCACCAGATTGCCGACCAGATGGCGGCCTGCACAGAGGGACCGGAGTGCACCGAAGCTTCTCCTTCCGTACAGATGGATCTATTTTCCCTGTTCAGCGAACTTGCGGCTTTGCGGCAGGAGACCAAAATCGCATCCCGTCAATGGAAAGCAGGGGCAGATCAGTGGGAAAAGACCTCGCAGACTTTGCAGGAAGCACTGGAGACCCTGCAACAGGACCGGGCACAGCGGCGCAAGGAAGCGGCAGAACTGCAAGCCGCCTCCCTTCGTCCCCTTCTGCATGGCATGCTGGACATCCGGGACCGCCTGGAGCAGGGGATCAAAGCTGCTGAAAGCATCCGGCCAACCGGGCTGATCCGGCTGACAGGAGGATGGGCTTCATGGAAGGAGAAATTCGTCGAGGGGCAGAAAATGACCCTGAGGCACCTCGACCGCCTGCTGACTTCCTATGGAGTATCACCGATCGAAGCTGCGGGAGGGAGTTTCGATCCATTCATCATGCGGGCTCTTGAAGTGGAAAAGCGGGATGATTTGCCCAATGGCCTGGTGATAGAGGAAATCCGCAAGGGCTTCCGGCTGGATGGGGAGATCCTGCGGCCAGCGGAAGTGAAAGTAAATAAAAGAGAAAAATTACCAATATAA
- a CDS encoding DnaJ domain-containing protein → MKNSYEGMKNPYKALQISPSASDLAIKEAYVRKVKEYPPERFPEEFKEIREAYEAIATPRSRVAYKLFHLEEPDPQELAGNLLASGERKRIPPKKLIDIALKEYKKSQSSGEKR, encoded by the coding sequence ATGAAAAATTCATACGAGGGAATGAAAAATCCCTACAAGGCATTGCAGATTTCGCCATCGGCCAGCGACCTCGCAATCAAGGAGGCTTACGTCCGCAAGGTTAAAGAATATCCGCCGGAGAGATTTCCGGAAGAATTCAAGGAAATCCGTGAGGCTTATGAAGCGATTGCCACTCCCCGGAGCCGGGTGGCTTACAAGCTCTTTCACCTTGAAGAGCCTGATCCCCAGGAGTTGGCGGGAAATTTACTGGCCAGTGGTGAAAGAAAGCGGATTCCCCCGAAGAAATTGATTGACATTGCCCTTAAGGAATATAAGAAATCACAATCATCAGGGGAAAAGAGATAA
- a CDS encoding phage tail tube protein gives MGWASNASSQLLLDFETAFKTPPVSAAAIKLPFGSCDLKVDQKPQSSTILGAGRHAARPFYGNKTVTGNLTGPVDLIAIGYILKMVFGAPTTTGSSDPYTHTFKIGALTPSFLLEKGWPNESRFYLYTGCKAGGFSISFGGNGELRYTVPIIGAKEEYSASSYQESPTVDVSRPATIFHNCDAAASEGGSAIDTLEEISFNFQNNTVMGFGLAGSGEGTIAGEGTPALEGKIKGMFDADTLIAKGRNHTKSSLSVTCTLGTHSIAFLADELEYSHESPAIQGPGGAYLDLSFIGYYQNAAAASDFRVILINSQASYA, from the coding sequence ATGGGTTGGGCAAGTAATGCCAGCAGTCAGTTGCTGCTTGATTTTGAAACAGCATTTAAAACACCGCCGGTTTCAGCGGCGGCCATTAAACTTCCCTTTGGCTCATGCGATCTGAAAGTGGACCAGAAGCCTCAATCCTCAACCATTCTGGGGGCTGGCCGTCATGCTGCCAGGCCATTTTACGGGAATAAAACAGTAACCGGTAATTTGACCGGGCCGGTTGATCTGATAGCTATCGGCTATATTCTCAAGATGGTTTTCGGAGCACCGACTACAACCGGATCCAGCGATCCATATACGCATACATTCAAAATAGGAGCCCTGACTCCCTCGTTTCTGCTCGAAAAGGGCTGGCCAAACGAGAGCAGGTTTTATCTCTATACCGGCTGCAAGGCTGGCGGGTTCAGCATCAGCTTTGGCGGCAATGGCGAGCTGCGCTATACCGTGCCGATAATCGGAGCGAAAGAAGAGTACAGCGCAAGCTCATATCAGGAGTCGCCGACCGTTGATGTCAGCAGACCTGCCACAATATTCCATAACTGCGATGCTGCCGCCAGTGAAGGCGGATCGGCAATCGATACCCTGGAGGAGATCAGTTTCAACTTTCAAAATAATACGGTTATGGGTTTTGGCCTGGCTGGCAGCGGCGAGGGGACCATAGCAGGCGAGGGGACTCCCGCTCTTGAAGGTAAAATCAAGGGCATGTTCGATGCTGATACCCTTATTGCCAAAGGAAGAAATCACACCAAAAGTTCGCTCTCGGTAACCTGCACTCTGGGAACTCATTCCATAGCCTTTCTGGCTGACGAGCTTGAATATAGCCATGAATCACCGGCAATCCAGGGACCCGGAGGAGCCTATCTGGACCTGAGTTTTATCGGTTATTACCAGAACGCGGCGGCAGCCAGTGACTTTCGGGTGATTTTGATCAACAGCCAGGCAAGTTATGCGTAA
- a CDS encoding DUF1320 domain-containing protein, translated as MMYCTLSDLKEQMQEDDLIQLTDDRSNLASGTLAGEIDAAETGIILTDASRFSESGGRIEIDSEQIDYTEKIGNQLTGCVRGVNKTTAAPHQSGTAVTELNTISTSVIERAIADAGAEIDSYCAARYTNLPFTGVPVMIRKISVDITLYNLYARRKGAPDERRDRYISALKFLENVARGVVSLGADAPDTENYPGPMTTGSKRDRIFSMGRISDASSGTLDNY; from the coding sequence ATGATGTACTGTACCCTGAGTGACTTGAAAGAGCAGATGCAGGAAGATGATCTCATTCAATTGACCGACGACCGGAGCAATCTCGCTTCCGGTACCCTGGCTGGGGAGATCGATGCAGCAGAAACAGGTATTATCCTCACGGATGCTTCCAGGTTTTCGGAATCCGGCGGCAGGATTGAGATCGATTCGGAGCAGATTGACTATACGGAAAAGATCGGCAACCAGTTGACCGGCTGCGTACGAGGGGTGAATAAGACCACGGCTGCACCTCACCAGAGCGGAACTGCGGTCACAGAGTTGAACACCATCAGCACCTCGGTGATTGAGCGGGCTATTGCTGACGCCGGTGCTGAGATTGACAGCTATTGTGCAGCCCGGTATACGAATTTGCCCTTTACCGGCGTTCCGGTGATGATCCGCAAGATCAGTGTTGATATTACCCTCTACAATCTCTATGCCCGGCGAAAAGGTGCTCCGGATGAACGGCGGGACCGGTATATATCCGCACTCAAGTTCCTTGAGAATGTGGCCAGAGGGGTTGTTTCGCTGGGTGCTGATGCACCGGATACGGAAAATTATCCGGGGCCAATGACAACCGGCAGCAAAAGAGACCGGATATTCTCAATGGGCCGCATCTCCGATGCTTCAAGCGGAACGCTGGATAATTATTAG
- a CDS encoding DUF935 family protein, which translates to MTTEFNEIKIPKTVEKEIATTGKDLDVFGGWINRLENPDPVLLTEARGKGIRLYDEVVRDPHAFSVLQTRYLAVVGKEWSVVPAGNHRRASKSGRDLPDVQIAQFVESVLMDCNFDQLRLEILQAILYGYYGAEIIWKVKNGNIVIDRFLGKHPRRFCFTLEREPRLLTPASMINGDPLPDRKFLIFQYGDSDNPYGQGLGQKLWWPVWFKKHGIKFWVIFMEKFSMPTPIGKYPAQAREQRTKLLEAIDAIRTETGIVIPDSMSIELMEASRQGDGSYLAACEYFDRQISKTALGQTLTTDVGSRGSYAASQIHDEVRQDIIEADADLLDGYLNKVLIPWIVDYNFPGVTSYPRLVTHAGKKPDLADRSQIDRTLVTEIGLPIAKSYFYETYGLPQPLEGEEVVSKNSGQ; encoded by the coding sequence ATGACAACTGAATTCAATGAGATAAAGATACCAAAAACAGTTGAGAAGGAAATTGCCACGACCGGCAAAGACCTTGACGTTTTCGGCGGCTGGATCAACCGCCTGGAAAATCCGGACCCGGTGCTGCTTACCGAAGCCAGAGGGAAGGGAATCAGGCTCTACGATGAGGTTGTCCGCGATCCGCATGCTTTTTCCGTGCTGCAGACCCGCTATCTGGCCGTAGTCGGCAAGGAGTGGAGTGTGGTCCCGGCGGGAAATCACCGCCGGGCCTCAAAGTCGGGCCGTGACCTGCCCGATGTGCAGATTGCCCAATTCGTCGAATCCGTGCTCATGGATTGTAACTTCGATCAACTGCGGCTTGAAATCCTGCAGGCAATTCTCTACGGCTACTATGGCGCTGAAATCATCTGGAAAGTGAAAAACGGGAATATCGTTATCGACCGGTTCCTTGGCAAGCATCCAAGGCGTTTCTGCTTTACTTTGGAGCGGGAGCCGCGCTTACTGACCCCAGCCTCGATGATCAACGGAGATCCGCTTCCGGACCGTAAATTCCTCATCTTCCAGTACGGCGACAGCGACAACCCGTATGGCCAGGGCCTGGGGCAAAAGCTCTGGTGGCCGGTCTGGTTCAAGAAGCATGGCATCAAATTCTGGGTCATTTTTATGGAGAAATTCAGCATGCCAACCCCCATCGGCAAGTACCCGGCCCAGGCCAGGGAGCAGCGGACAAAACTCCTTGAAGCCATCGATGCCATCAGAACCGAGACCGGGATCGTTATTCCGGACTCCATGTCCATAGAGTTGATGGAAGCCTCCCGGCAGGGTGATGGCTCATATCTGGCAGCCTGTGAGTATTTCGACCGGCAAATATCGAAAACCGCACTTGGCCAGACCCTGACCACCGATGTCGGCAGCAGGGGCTCTTACGCCGCCTCGCAGATCCATGATGAAGTGAGGCAGGATATCATCGAAGCTGATGCGGACCTGCTCGACGGATATCTGAATAAGGTCCTGATACCCTGGATTGTTGATTACAACTTTCCGGGCGTGACCAGCTACCCCCGCCTGGTGACCCACGCCGGTAAAAAGCCGGACCTGGCAGATCGAAGTCAGATTGACAGGACATTAGTGACCGAGATCGGCCTGCCGATAGCCAAATCGTATTTTTATGAAACTTACGGCCTGCCGCAGCCACTGGAGGGAGAGGAAGTGGTTAGTAAAAACAGTGGCCAGTGA
- the terL gene encoding phage terminase large subunit: MKKRTKVQDAVREGAQEAYGACGQETGLSAAEREMYEGAEKSLRSFIEAAWPVVEPGRSFVDNWHIDSICNHLEAVARGEIRRLVINVPYRTSKSTIVSVMWPVWVWLQDPTKRFLTGSHKDALATRDCLKSRRIIDSQWFKTGWADRFRFTTDQNQKTRYENNRTGCRVAFGMTSGVTGEGGDILIIDDPHNAKKAMFSDTERQNTLDTFDQELFTRLNDPKKSAIVIIMQRLHEDDLTGHVLKDGGWEHLCFPMEFEPDRRCVTCLGVQDPREVEGELLWPARFDRDWLDQQKKVLGTFGTAGQLQQNPVPSKGGLVRLDWFRTYRAIPSRDQWIEVLQCWDTAQKADELLNCPWVCGTWVRTKTGYYLVDVFREWLTYPLGKRMVKALAEKFNPQVILIEDKSTGSSLLQDLPLETALPLIPFAPESDKITRLAIESPAIEAGNVWLPDSAPWLSDFLQEIGHFPLGATMDQADMLSMALKYFRTRTACFDFDSTGRKCDYMAAMNCY, from the coding sequence ATGAAGAAGAGGACAAAAGTGCAGGATGCAGTACGGGAAGGTGCTCAGGAAGCATACGGTGCCTGCGGTCAGGAGACCGGACTTTCCGCTGCTGAGCGGGAAATGTACGAGGGGGCTGAAAAGTCCCTTCGCTCCTTCATCGAGGCGGCATGGCCGGTAGTTGAGCCCGGTCGTTCCTTTGTCGATAACTGGCATATTGATTCGATCTGCAATCATCTTGAGGCTGTGGCCAGAGGTGAGATCCGTCGTCTGGTGATTAATGTCCCGTACCGGACATCCAAATCGACCATTGTTTCAGTCATGTGGCCGGTTTGGGTCTGGCTGCAGGATCCGACCAAGCGATTTTTGACCGGATCGCACAAGGATGCCCTGGCGACCCGCGATTGCCTGAAGTCACGGCGGATCATCGACAGCCAGTGGTTTAAAACCGGCTGGGCAGACCGCTTCCGGTTCACCACGGACCAGAACCAGAAGACGAGGTACGAGAATAACCGTACCGGCTGCAGGGTGGCCTTTGGCATGACTTCGGGAGTGACCGGAGAGGGGGGGGATATTCTGATCATCGATGATCCTCACAATGCCAAAAAAGCCATGTTCTCCGATACGGAACGGCAGAACACCCTCGATACCTTTGATCAGGAGCTTTTCACCAGGCTCAATGATCCGAAAAAGTCGGCCATTGTCATCATTATGCAGCGTCTTCACGAGGATGACCTGACCGGTCATGTGCTCAAGGACGGCGGCTGGGAGCATCTGTGCTTTCCCATGGAGTTTGAGCCGGACAGAAGGTGCGTGACCTGCCTGGGAGTGCAGGACCCGCGTGAGGTGGAGGGAGAATTGCTGTGGCCGGCCCGCTTTGACCGGGACTGGCTTGATCAGCAGAAAAAAGTGCTTGGTACCTTTGGCACAGCCGGGCAATTGCAGCAAAACCCTGTTCCGTCAAAAGGCGGCCTGGTCCGGCTTGACTGGTTTCGTACTTACCGGGCCATCCCTTCACGGGATCAGTGGATAGAGGTACTGCAATGCTGGGATACGGCCCAGAAGGCGGATGAGCTGCTCAACTGCCCCTGGGTCTGCGGAACCTGGGTCAGAACCAAGACCGGCTATTACCTTGTCGATGTCTTTCGGGAATGGCTGACCTATCCTCTCGGCAAGCGGATGGTCAAAGCCCTGGCTGAAAAATTCAATCCTCAGGTCATTCTGATTGAGGATAAGTCAACCGGCTCTTCCCTGCTGCAGGATCTGCCGCTGGAAACTGCGCTCCCTCTGATTCCATTCGCGCCTGAATCGGACAAAATCACCAGACTGGCCATCGAGAGCCCGGCCATCGAGGCAGGCAATGTCTGGCTGCCTGATTCAGCACCCTGGCTGTCTGATTTTTTGCAGGAAATCGGCCACTTCCCGCTTGGGGCGACCATGGACCAGGCGGACATGCTGAGCATGGCGCTCAAGTATTTTCGCACCCGCACTGCCTGTTTTGATTTCGACAGCACTGGCCGAAAGTGTGACTATATGGCCGCAATGAACTGCTATTGA
- a CDS encoding radical SAM protein, with translation MSILLISLQKDLDILGLKYLHYTLLNNSCDSLFLCLPAFNPNDAKALEQIREFVSDRSPGLIGISLMSVEYDNACCLTAYLKSCFPSIPIIWGGIHPTIAPEMCLDYADYVCIGEGERTILDAAGAIDRNESLANINNLCFRVHGQLRKNPLYPLIENLDEIPFYDHIPVHCYVQDHKGIAPVSKRSFQKHARYSGTTYSVMSSRGCPFSCTYCCNNFISRLYGSKKVRRRSIGNVISELERAVQNNPEIEYINFQDDCFLACTGEYLREFCEAYQEKVKKPFIVRSIPTYITRDKMESLKRAGLAWISVGLQSGSDRVCREIYQRRSLKADFLKAAGLIRDFQIAAFYDVILDNPFETEEDQLETIQTLMETPKPFYTQFFSLSLYLGTELYTKAEQNSLSMESSLRKDYLVYKKSTLNDMLRISTFLRKEHMHKVLDLYKKDPESFGFKITFTLARLFSLFIREPLTYFQVIRLSQNGSYLRTFKVMPSYFKEGFKRYLNQFIR, from the coding sequence ATGAGCATCCTGTTGATTTCATTACAGAAGGACTTGGACATTCTCGGACTGAAATATCTTCACTATACCTTACTCAATAACTCCTGCGATTCTCTCTTCCTTTGTTTACCAGCCTTTAACCCGAATGATGCCAAAGCCCTTGAACAGATCAGGGAATTTGTTTCTGATCGTTCGCCCGGATTGATCGGAATAAGCTTGATGTCGGTTGAGTATGATAATGCCTGCTGCTTAACTGCCTATCTGAAAAGCTGTTTTCCATCAATTCCAATTATCTGGGGAGGCATACATCCGACTATTGCGCCGGAAATGTGTCTGGATTACGCTGATTACGTCTGCATCGGAGAAGGCGAGAGAACGATCCTGGATGCAGCCGGAGCCATTGACAGAAACGAAAGCCTGGCCAACATCAACAACCTTTGCTTCAGAGTTCATGGGCAGCTCAGGAAAAACCCCTTGTATCCGCTTATCGAAAATCTGGATGAAATCCCGTTTTATGATCATATTCCGGTTCACTGCTATGTTCAGGACCATAAGGGCATAGCACCGGTCAGCAAACGCTCTTTTCAGAAGCATGCCCGGTATTCAGGGACAACCTATAGTGTCATGAGCTCCAGAGGATGCCCGTTTTCCTGCACTTACTGCTGCAACAACTTTATCTCACGGCTCTATGGGTCCAAAAAGGTCAGGCGGCGGAGCATCGGCAATGTTATCAGTGAGCTTGAGAGGGCTGTGCAGAATAACCCGGAGATCGAGTACATCAATTTCCAGGACGATTGCTTTTTAGCCTGCACCGGCGAATATCTCAGGGAATTTTGTGAAGCGTATCAGGAAAAGGTGAAAAAGCCCTTTATCGTGAGAAGCATTCCTACCTATATCACCCGGGATAAAATGGAATCCTTGAAAAGGGCCGGGCTTGCCTGGATCAGTGTTGGCCTGCAAAGCGGAAGCGACCGGGTTTGCAGGGAAATCTATCAGCGAAGGTCATTAAAGGCAGACTTCCTCAAGGCAGCGGGTCTTATCAGGGATTTTCAGATAGCTGCTTTTTACGATGTTATTCTCGATAATCCATTTGAAACAGAGGAAGACCAGCTTGAAACAATACAAACCCTTATGGAGACCCCAAAGCCGTTCTATACCCAGTTTTTTTCACTGAGCCTGTATCTGGGGACCGAATTATACACAAAAGCAGAGCAGAATTCCCTGAGCATGGAAAGCTCTCTCAGGAAGGATTATCTGGTATACAAGAAAAGCACCCTCAACGATATGCTGAGAATCTCCACTTTTCTCAGGAAAGAGCATATGCACAAAGTGCTGGACCTCTATAAAAAAGACCCTGAATCCTTCGGATTTAAAATTACCTTTACCCTGGCTCGATTGTTCTCTCTGTTCATCCGTGAGCCACTTACCTATTTCCAGGTAATCAGGCTTTCACAGAATGGCAGCTACCTGAGAACATTCAAGGTCATGCCAAGCTATTTCAAGGAAGGATTCAAACGGTATTTGAACCAGTTTATCAGGTGA
- the dusB gene encoding tRNA dihydrouridine synthase DusB: MDRSDFRKLLIQEKLVLPPLCGYTDYPYRRILARFGGIILITEMVKARAILVNNERTMKMLVRSEEETCTGAQLLGSEPEIMARAALVCQNLGFSFVDINLGCPARKVLSKQEGGALLKNPDQIGRILGAVRRAINIPLTIKMRLGFRTNELTALVVARMAEENGVDAITVHGRSVEQGYSGPVDWQRIKEIAQSVSVPVIANGGIGTAFMPREILQQTGAMAVMPGRAILGNPWLIGEILHQLHGREIGQSRSIDKIKETALDHFDSLARFYDERSACLSMRRFLSFYFKGTPRIVEMRRKLSTLNSRSDFILLLGQG; encoded by the coding sequence ATGGACCGAAGCGATTTCAGGAAGTTACTCATTCAGGAAAAACTGGTTCTGCCTCCCCTGTGCGGCTACACGGATTATCCCTATCGAAGGATATTAGCCAGATTTGGAGGCATCATCCTTATTACGGAAATGGTCAAGGCCAGGGCTATCCTGGTCAATAATGAGCGAACCATGAAGATGCTGGTGCGCTCAGAGGAAGAGACCTGCACCGGGGCCCAATTGCTGGGCTCTGAGCCCGAGATTATGGCCAGGGCTGCGCTTGTCTGCCAGAACCTGGGCTTTTCCTTTGTGGATATCAATCTGGGGTGTCCGGCCAGAAAAGTGCTCTCCAAACAGGAGGGCGGAGCCCTGCTGAAAAACCCTGACCAGATCGGAAGGATTCTGGGAGCGGTTCGCCGGGCCATAAACATCCCTCTGACCATCAAGATGCGGCTGGGATTTCGGACGAACGAGTTGACTGCCCTGGTTGTGGCCAGGATGGCTGAAGAAAACGGGGTTGACGCTATCACGGTTCATGGCCGCAGCGTGGAGCAGGGGTATTCCGGTCCGGTGGACTGGCAGCGGATCAAAGAGATAGCCCAGTCTGTCAGCGTGCCGGTGATTGCCAATGGCGGCATAGGAACGGCATTTATGCCCAGAGAAATCCTCCAGCAAACCGGGGCAATGGCCGTCATGCCGGGCAGGGCCATTCTGGGCAATCCCTGGCTGATCGGCGAAATCCTGCATCAGTTGCATGGCCGGGAGATAGGCCAATCCCGGTCTATTGACAAAATTAAAGAAACCGCTCTGGATCATTTTGACAGTCTGGCCAGGTTTTATGATGAAAGATCGGCTTGCCTGAGCATGAGGAGATTTCTCTCTTTCTATTTTAAGGGCACACCCCGGATAGTGGAAATGCGAAGAAAACTGAGTACACTGAATAGCCGGTCGGACTTCATCCTACTGCTGGGACAGGGCTAG
- a CDS encoding PIN domain-containing protein: MKDKAFIDTNVLIYLYSEDETEKRQVAENLVDNSPPIISIQVLNEISNVMVKKLKLAPKAISRVIEELSRHCMVREITVDTIQSALKIAEKYRYSYYDSLIVASALEDQCKILYSEDMQSGQYIEDQLRITNPFL, from the coding sequence ATGAAAGATAAAGCTTTTATTGACACCAATGTTTTGATTTATTTATATTCGGAAGATGAAACTGAAAAACGGCAGGTTGCAGAAAACCTGGTGGACAATTCTCCACCGATAATCAGCATCCAGGTATTAAATGAAATCTCCAACGTGATGGTAAAGAAACTGAAACTCGCTCCCAAGGCCATTTCCAGGGTAATCGAGGAACTCTCCAGACATTGTATGGTAAGAGAAATAACTGTAGATACGATTCAATCAGCATTAAAGATTGCTGAAAAGTATAGATATTCTTATTATGACAGTCTGATTGTGGCAAGTGCTCTGGAGGATCAATGTAAGATTCTCTATTCCGAAGACATGCAGTCTGGGCAATATATCGAAGATCAGCTAAGAATTACTAATCCCTTTTTATAA